A stretch of the Archangium violaceum genome encodes the following:
- the lspA gene encoding signal peptidase II, translating to MPRKYLILLTVALGVIVLDQWTKYLVVRELTTRFDDRPTFGERLSAMYGEPPAPGFSGLHYRPKRHIEVLPSFFRLRYAENPGAAWGLFRDLPPNVRSSLFHVVSIGAVVLITWYFSRLSGTDPKERWALWGLPLVLGGAIGNYIDRIARAFVIDFLEAHWYDKAAWPSFNVADSAIVVGVGLLMVDAFVRKETPKQQEKSAEARP from the coding sequence GTGCCCCGCAAATATCTCATCCTGCTGACGGTGGCGCTCGGCGTCATCGTCCTCGACCAGTGGACGAAGTACCTCGTCGTCCGCGAGCTGACCACCCGCTTCGATGATCGGCCGACGTTCGGCGAGCGGCTGTCGGCCATGTACGGCGAGCCTCCGGCCCCGGGCTTCTCCGGACTGCACTACCGGCCCAAGCGCCACATCGAGGTCCTCCCGTCCTTCTTCCGCCTGCGCTACGCGGAGAACCCGGGGGCCGCCTGGGGCCTCTTCCGCGACCTGCCGCCCAACGTGCGTAGCTCGCTCTTCCACGTGGTGAGCATCGGCGCGGTGGTGCTCATCACCTGGTACTTCAGCCGGCTGAGCGGCACGGACCCCAAGGAGCGCTGGGCGCTGTGGGGCCTGCCCCTGGTGCTCGGCGGGGCCATCGGCAACTACATCGACCGGATCGCCCGGGCCTTCGTCATCGATTTCCTCGAGGCCCATTGGTACGACAAGGCGGCCTGGCCGTCCTTCAACGTCGCGGACTCGGCCATCGTGGTGGGCGTGGGGTTGCTCATGGTGGACGCCTTCGTGCGCAAGGAGACGCCCAAGCAGCAGGAGAAGTCGGCCGAGGCCCGTCCCTGA
- a CDS encoding M15 family metallopeptidase encodes MSRAPSYSHQEPTRLCRTPEEVASPDNYGPEKVPNEFRGPDSFEKISKVFGNPLLESFKEKHIVPVELVGFGPQKDKVRTIDVNRKLAPLFAAAFEKIKAANLPYVLHAIGGHNFRYQLNDSVRDALIHRPEYAELSTRPDFAGSWNIQCAMYDLSHQTFDEIIPYKKRFVSKKTLLSNHSWGNAIDLNDETNLYNHAKPFDMPRRIVEIMASFGFRWGGYYHDYMHFEYLRASVAGLSEEEPPQVFFPFNSEQKRESPLKYFFLNERGKGGYFPLGQQQNLHGGVHLEPDLADSLVPVQAAMPGYIVAARLMAPGAGGDNPVLQEATEGRQLGFVLIRHELAAIEDKKESEQVHPLYSLYMHLASPTWGAAGQQEFEKAPWLASFLKMQFGAVVDLDPNSADAGKTLWAEAKVEPDASSFRVQGRAQPLPAMRGERIMALGKPCPKDVEEAIEAFKEGSIVTFDRPLFPVAAGETIGFVTEGAPVTDKPPRYLHWEMFSLAGDKDGIKVLLKKLGKSTLFKTHEEHLPNNFLEMPPGNSVDGSNEVQRILGETGVRIVEELLNDRYGTRLQRHFNDGREFFQAGGASGGAGSIPFSYPFEIEFSNPHEYKGELGSGSCVLEVTYKKAGAALPEARRGQRITLTPDQKKVSLTVPAEADEIVLWSEHFFLDQPVVVKVEEVRSKRLESREALFEQAVAQRWRNLVLDHVNEWTPKGLVEQLDARKAAGYLDVPDDDATAYEELKKQYLPLSWWSRPKSAQDKFGEVPVLGGDTGKSLFGADGHLLPADAKIVSMHPVTALWLIDLLIEKEAIAFKKAWPPVTLKRDESTQQPLYLGLLYKELQPLVGMETLLVLVQHGYGTTDGANATDVTFWLTAKGEGGGGHAPLVLCRAPYSEGVALGRLRFPFWGQWEMYAANGAEQRFAPVQTGVTELTLPKPELSGETFALGTGKPDPSGKLRTLATGSFVIRTNWPAALAGYIVFEHWRVPKGGQPETPTFSKLAIPVIAQRPPEERVEGGLRYRGEFIVGVEKAKRNPKVTASYTFRDFVSHKTLGPVFRGDVKEFKLAVPLAQRLQALWELCRPKSRKEKALHLTVTRLMETGLSLFVAPASGDRADLDTLTEKLPLLPSNELFSADRMDAQGAIRLTYTPPRSSGPLGFEFDPGPVLGRLAAQVLSQEGDSLHVRPHFIAPNGGHTVLAGKAAVDGQADLIEASAEDIKAACGNDFLELVADKSLPPVSRFEFGDYEIKMGRGKLITEVRLHGGIRQWNAAGPSIKLNGGGESKGAIVGSVVRADWELVNKKNELLPGRWGATLEFSTGLANPKKVATPPPPVSWKIEVKPILDELTVEIKKSELRFVGKARCIPTDVDLQIVCERMIRAGVGQEASVLTGDLPEDGASAQPVEDLWEEDALITGSIRYTVSARAHFGRCTEAGVFEASLPKVALKKDSGPFRFTWRPRVAREGGPLLIHGIAVQAASAPVVTSSDLGFVK; translated from the coding sequence ATGAGCCGTGCTCCGAGCTACAGCCATCAGGAGCCGACTCGCCTCTGCAGAACCCCTGAGGAGGTCGCGTCCCCGGACAACTACGGTCCTGAGAAGGTACCGAACGAGTTCAGGGGCCCTGACTCGTTCGAGAAGATTTCCAAGGTCTTCGGCAATCCCCTCCTCGAAAGCTTCAAGGAAAAACACATCGTCCCCGTGGAGTTGGTGGGCTTCGGTCCCCAGAAGGACAAGGTCCGGACGATCGACGTCAACCGCAAGCTGGCGCCTCTCTTCGCCGCGGCGTTCGAGAAGATCAAGGCCGCCAATCTGCCCTATGTGTTGCATGCCATCGGCGGTCATAACTTTCGCTATCAGCTGAACGACTCGGTCCGGGATGCCCTCATTCACCGTCCCGAATACGCGGAGCTGAGCACGCGGCCCGATTTCGCGGGCAGTTGGAACATCCAATGTGCCATGTACGATCTCTCGCACCAGACCTTCGACGAGATCATCCCGTACAAGAAAAGATTCGTGTCCAAGAAGACGTTGCTATCCAATCACTCATGGGGCAACGCCATCGACCTCAACGATGAGACGAATCTCTATAACCACGCCAAACCCTTCGACATGCCCCGAAGGATCGTGGAGATCATGGCGAGCTTCGGGTTCCGCTGGGGGGGCTACTACCACGACTACATGCACTTCGAGTACCTGCGCGCCAGCGTCGCCGGGCTGTCCGAGGAGGAGCCTCCGCAGGTGTTCTTCCCCTTCAACTCGGAGCAGAAGCGCGAGTCTCCGCTCAAGTACTTCTTCCTCAATGAGCGAGGGAAGGGCGGTTACTTCCCGCTAGGGCAGCAGCAGAACCTGCACGGTGGCGTGCATCTTGAGCCGGACTTGGCTGATTCCCTGGTGCCGGTCCAGGCGGCCATGCCCGGGTACATCGTGGCCGCGCGGCTCATGGCGCCGGGAGCGGGCGGAGACAATCCGGTTCTCCAGGAGGCCACGGAGGGCCGCCAACTGGGTTTCGTGCTGATCCGGCACGAACTGGCGGCGATCGAGGACAAGAAGGAGTCCGAGCAGGTCCATCCACTCTACAGCCTGTACATGCACCTGGCGTCCCCGACGTGGGGCGCGGCGGGTCAGCAGGAGTTCGAGAAGGCGCCCTGGCTCGCGTCCTTCCTGAAGATGCAGTTCGGTGCGGTGGTGGATCTCGACCCGAACAGCGCGGACGCTGGCAAGACCCTCTGGGCCGAGGCGAAGGTGGAGCCAGACGCGTCCTCCTTTCGGGTGCAGGGCCGTGCTCAACCCCTGCCCGCCATGCGTGGTGAGCGTATCATGGCCCTGGGCAAGCCCTGCCCCAAGGACGTCGAGGAAGCCATTGAGGCCTTCAAGGAGGGCTCCATCGTCACCTTTGACCGCCCTCTCTTCCCCGTGGCTGCGGGCGAGACGATTGGCTTCGTCACCGAAGGCGCTCCTGTAACCGATAAGCCGCCCAGGTATCTACACTGGGAGATGTTCTCCCTCGCGGGAGACAAGGATGGGATCAAGGTCCTCCTGAAGAAGTTGGGGAAGAGTACCTTGTTCAAGACGCACGAGGAGCACCTGCCGAACAACTTCCTGGAGATGCCTCCAGGCAACTCGGTGGATGGCAGCAACGAGGTCCAGCGCATCCTCGGGGAGACAGGAGTTCGGATCGTCGAGGAGTTGCTCAACGACAGATACGGCACGCGGCTGCAGCGGCACTTCAACGATGGTCGTGAGTTCTTTCAGGCTGGAGGCGCATCCGGGGGCGCCGGGTCGATACCCTTCTCCTATCCCTTCGAGATCGAGTTCTCGAACCCGCACGAGTACAAGGGCGAGCTGGGGAGTGGTTCCTGCGTCCTCGAGGTCACCTACAAGAAGGCGGGAGCCGCGCTTCCGGAAGCGCGGCGGGGGCAGCGCATCACCCTTACCCCGGACCAGAAGAAGGTCTCGCTGACCGTGCCCGCGGAGGCGGATGAGATCGTGCTCTGGTCGGAGCACTTCTTCCTCGATCAGCCCGTGGTCGTGAAGGTGGAGGAGGTGCGCTCCAAGCGGCTCGAGAGTCGCGAGGCCCTCTTCGAGCAAGCGGTGGCCCAGCGCTGGCGCAACCTCGTGTTGGACCATGTGAACGAGTGGACTCCGAAGGGGCTCGTCGAGCAACTCGATGCGCGCAAGGCGGCCGGGTATCTCGACGTGCCGGATGATGACGCCACGGCCTACGAGGAGCTGAAGAAACAGTACCTGCCGCTGAGCTGGTGGTCTCGACCGAAGAGTGCGCAGGACAAGTTCGGTGAGGTCCCGGTGTTGGGTGGTGACACCGGGAAGAGCCTCTTCGGTGCGGACGGGCATCTGCTGCCTGCGGACGCCAAGATCGTTTCCATGCACCCGGTCACGGCGTTGTGGCTCATCGATCTCCTGATCGAGAAGGAGGCCATTGCGTTCAAGAAGGCGTGGCCGCCTGTCACGCTCAAGCGCGACGAGAGCACCCAGCAACCGCTCTACCTGGGTCTGCTCTACAAGGAACTGCAACCGCTGGTCGGGATGGAGACGCTTCTCGTGCTGGTACAGCACGGCTACGGGACCACCGACGGCGCGAACGCAACCGATGTGACCTTCTGGTTGACCGCGAAAGGAGAGGGGGGCGGAGGACACGCACCGTTGGTGTTGTGCCGTGCGCCTTATAGCGAGGGAGTCGCCCTCGGGCGTCTTCGTTTCCCTTTCTGGGGACAGTGGGAGATGTACGCCGCCAACGGAGCGGAACAGCGCTTCGCGCCTGTCCAGACCGGGGTGACTGAACTCACTCTGCCCAAGCCTGAACTCTCGGGAGAGACCTTCGCGCTTGGCACGGGCAAGCCCGATCCCTCCGGCAAGCTCCGCACCCTCGCCACGGGCAGTTTCGTCATCCGTACGAACTGGCCCGCCGCCCTCGCCGGCTACATCGTGTTCGAGCACTGGCGGGTTCCCAAGGGCGGTCAGCCCGAGACGCCGACCTTCAGCAAGCTGGCGATCCCCGTCATCGCACAGAGGCCTCCCGAAGAGCGTGTGGAGGGGGGGCTGCGATATCGGGGCGAGTTCATCGTGGGCGTGGAGAAGGCGAAGCGCAATCCCAAGGTCACGGCTAGTTACACCTTCCGGGATTTCGTGAGCCACAAGACGCTGGGACCGGTCTTTAGAGGTGACGTGAAGGAGTTCAAGCTGGCGGTGCCCCTGGCACAGAGGCTCCAGGCGTTATGGGAGTTGTGCCGGCCCAAGAGTCGAAAGGAGAAGGCGCTCCACCTGACGGTGACGCGACTCATGGAAACAGGTCTCTCCCTGTTCGTTGCTCCCGCCTCTGGAGACCGTGCTGACCTCGACACCCTGACGGAGAAGCTGCCGTTGCTTCCCAGCAACGAGCTTTTCTCTGCCGACCGTATGGACGCCCAGGGCGCCATCCGGCTCACCTATACGCCGCCGCGCTCTTCCGGCCCGCTCGGCTTCGAGTTCGATCCGGGGCCCGTGTTGGGGCGGCTCGCCGCGCAAGTGCTCTCCCAGGAGGGCGACAGCCTCCACGTCCGTCCCCACTTCATCGCGCCCAACGGTGGGCACACGGTCCTGGCTGGGAAGGCCGCCGTGGACGGTCAGGCGGACCTGATCGAGGCCTCGGCCGAGGACATCAAGGCCGCCTGTGGCAATGACTTCCTCGAGCTCGTCGCGGACAAGAGCCTGCCCCCCGTGAGCCGCTTCGAGTTCGGCGACTATGAGATCAAGATGGGCCGCGGCAAGCTCATCACCGAGGTGCGCCTCCACGGCGGTATCCGCCAGTGGAACGCGGCGGGCCCCTCCATCAAGCTCAATGGTGGGGGAGAATCGAAGGGCGCCATCGTGGGCTCGGTGGTCAGGGCGGACTGGGAGCTGGTCAACAAGAAGAACGAGCTCCTCCCGGGCCGGTGGGGGGCGACGCTCGAGTTCTCCACCGGACTCGCCAACCCCAAGAAGGTGGCGACGCCTCCGCCCCCGGTGAGCTGGAAGATCGAGGTCAAGCCGATCCTCGATGAGCTCACGGTGGAGATAAAGAAGTCGGAGCTCCGGTTCGTGGGCAAGGCCCGCTGCATCCCCACGGATGTCGATCTCCAGATCGTCTGTGAGCGGATGATCCGGGCCGGCGTGGGGCAGGAGGCCTCCGTTCTCACCGGAGACCTGCCCGAGGATGGCGCCAGTGCGCAGCCGGTCGAGGACCTGTGGGAGGAGGATGCGCTCATCACCGGGTCCATCCGCTACACGGTCTCGGCCCGCGCCCACTTCGGGCGCTGCACGGAAGCGGGTGTCTTCGAGGCCTCTCTTCCCAAGGTCGCGCTCAAGAAGGACTCTGGGCCCTTCCGCTTCACCTGGCGCCCCCGGGTGGCCAGGGAAGGCGGCCCGCTCCTGATTCATGGCATCGCCGTCCAGGCGGCGTCCGCCCCTGTGGTCACCTCCTCGGACCTGGGATTCGTCAAATGA
- the lspA gene encoding signal peptidase II, which produces MVHRFRVLILVGLATLAADQVTKYLAVSRLTEALDGRAGLARVEGFFSEQNLDNDPPVAGAYRRSTRPYRFIENYWHFRYVENPGAAWGLFANLPESVRRPFFHLVSLVALGFIFFMYVRLTPEQRMTRWALALVTGGALGNFVDRLLRGYVIDFIDWHWRNQPGMRWPTFNVADAAICVGVGLLLLDSLFERKPVESVTPGGQVV; this is translated from the coding sequence ATGGTGCACCGCTTTCGCGTCCTGATCCTCGTGGGCCTCGCCACCCTCGCCGCCGACCAGGTGACCAAATACCTGGCCGTGTCGCGTCTGACGGAGGCGCTGGATGGTCGCGCCGGACTGGCGCGGGTGGAGGGCTTCTTCTCCGAGCAGAACCTGGACAACGACCCGCCCGTGGCGGGCGCGTATCGTCGGTCCACCCGGCCCTACCGTTTCATCGAGAACTACTGGCACTTCCGTTACGTGGAGAACCCGGGCGCCGCCTGGGGCCTCTTCGCCAACCTGCCCGAGTCCGTGCGCCGGCCCTTCTTCCACCTGGTGAGCCTGGTGGCGCTCGGCTTCATCTTCTTCATGTACGTGCGGCTCACCCCGGAGCAGCGGATGACGCGCTGGGCGCTGGCGCTCGTCACCGGAGGGGCGCTGGGCAACTTCGTGGACCGGTTGCTGCGCGGCTACGTCATCGACTTCATCGACTGGCACTGGCGCAACCAGCCCGGCATGCGCTGGCCCACCTTCAACGTGGCCGATGCCGCCATCTGCGTGGGGGTGGGGCTTCTCCTGCTGGACTCCCTGTTCGAGCGTAAGCCCGTGGAATCCGTGACGCCGGGGGGACAGGTGGTATAA
- a CDS encoding Mut7-C RNAse domain-containing protein: MSQVTVRFYGSLNDFLAPERRGVEFVHTLKGPCSVKDLIESLGPPHPEVDVVLVGDQAVDFSHRVEGGQRLAVYPVFSSIDVTPLVRVGPPPLSEPRFLLDVGLGRLSGLLRMLGFDTLWRNDYADDVLARLSHDEQRILLTRDIGVLKRSEVVHGYFPRETDPSEQLVEVVRRFRLTGHMRPFTRCIACNASLASASPEEVRDRVPERVHATFTRFQQCPECRRVFWAGSHHTRMQVIIDKLRELEQHP; the protein is encoded by the coding sequence ATGTCGCAGGTGACGGTCCGCTTCTACGGCTCCCTCAACGACTTCCTCGCGCCCGAGCGGCGCGGTGTCGAGTTCGTCCACACGCTCAAGGGGCCGTGCTCGGTGAAGGATCTCATCGAGTCACTCGGACCACCCCACCCCGAGGTGGACGTGGTGCTCGTAGGGGACCAGGCGGTGGACTTCTCGCACCGGGTCGAGGGTGGACAGCGGCTGGCCGTCTACCCCGTCTTCTCCTCCATCGACGTGACACCGCTGGTGCGCGTGGGCCCGCCTCCGCTGTCCGAGCCACGCTTCCTGCTCGACGTGGGGCTCGGCCGGCTCTCGGGGCTGCTGCGCATGCTCGGCTTCGACACGCTGTGGCGCAACGACTACGCCGACGACGTGCTCGCCCGGCTCTCCCATGACGAGCAGCGCATCCTGCTCACGCGGGACATCGGCGTGCTCAAGCGCTCCGAGGTGGTGCACGGGTACTTCCCGCGCGAGACGGACCCCTCGGAGCAGCTCGTGGAGGTGGTGCGGCGCTTCCGGCTCACCGGACACATGCGCCCCTTCACCCGGTGCATCGCGTGTAACGCGTCGCTGGCCTCGGCCTCGCCCGAGGAAGTGCGGGACCGGGTGCCCGAGCGCGTGCACGCCACGTTCACCCGCTTCCAGCAGTGCCCCGAGTGCAGGCGCGTGTTCTGGGCCGGCTCGCACCACACGCGCATGCAGGTCATCATCGACAAGCTGCGCGAGCTGGAGCAGCACCCGTAG
- a CDS encoding prolipoprotein diacylglyceryl transferase has protein sequence MLPLLVHFTFTALWSQLLLYAVALAAVAYIAYNGWRNAEGTPGARGEKPAAPTSGQRMTRALSYGAFAAALAWFGLRYALPASAIPGGKGEGIPVHTYGVLLATGFITAASVAARLAQEEWRKLTWVPDAQGGGQWVDTEGPRKREAILDLSFYVLVGGLVGSRVLFVLVNWQDYARDWTQVFSLGGGLVFYGGLIGAALAAWYFARKNGMDFLRLADVAIPTVSLGQCLGRLGCFSAGCCWGDVTAAGSRFMAHFPGSGLARDLFGRLGGTSSLAFQSQAQDHRYVVEATGEILHHAAPGAVRISEWVAQHGTTLPVYPTQIYESVGQLVLFLALLYARRFRRFHGQIFALWLMCYAVLRTSVELFRGDVERGTLNGLLRSLGASGLADAVPLEAWYNISTSQFISLCMFTFGATLLYRRIRQASEAPGVGPTPSPA, from the coding sequence ATGCTTCCCCTTCTCGTCCACTTCACCTTCACGGCCCTGTGGTCCCAACTCCTGCTGTACGCCGTGGCGCTCGCCGCCGTGGCGTACATCGCCTACAACGGCTGGCGTAACGCCGAGGGGACGCCCGGAGCCAGGGGCGAGAAGCCCGCGGCGCCCACGTCCGGGCAGCGGATGACGCGCGCTCTCTCCTATGGGGCCTTCGCGGCGGCCCTCGCGTGGTTCGGCCTGCGCTACGCGCTGCCCGCGAGCGCCATCCCGGGAGGAAAGGGCGAGGGCATCCCCGTCCACACCTACGGCGTGCTGCTGGCCACCGGGTTCATCACCGCGGCGTCCGTGGCGGCGCGGCTGGCCCAGGAGGAGTGGCGCAAGCTCACGTGGGTGCCGGATGCCCAGGGAGGCGGTCAGTGGGTGGACACCGAGGGCCCTCGCAAGCGCGAGGCGATCCTCGACCTGTCCTTCTACGTGCTGGTGGGCGGCCTCGTGGGCAGCCGCGTCCTCTTCGTGCTCGTCAACTGGCAGGACTACGCGCGCGACTGGACGCAGGTCTTCTCGCTGGGCGGCGGGCTCGTCTTCTACGGTGGCCTCATCGGCGCGGCCCTGGCGGCCTGGTACTTCGCGCGCAAGAACGGCATGGACTTCCTGCGCCTGGCGGACGTGGCCATCCCCACGGTGTCGCTCGGCCAGTGCCTGGGGCGGCTGGGGTGCTTCTCCGCCGGCTGCTGCTGGGGGGACGTCACCGCGGCCGGCTCGCGCTTCATGGCCCACTTCCCCGGCTCCGGGCTGGCCAGGGACCTCTTCGGACGGCTCGGGGGCACCTCCAGCCTCGCCTTCCAGTCGCAGGCGCAGGACCACCGCTACGTGGTGGAGGCCACCGGGGAAATCCTGCATCACGCGGCTCCTGGCGCGGTGCGCATCTCCGAGTGGGTGGCCCAGCACGGCACCACGCTGCCGGTGTACCCCACGCAAATCTACGAGTCCGTGGGTCAGCTCGTCCTCTTCCTGGCGCTGCTGTACGCCCGGCGCTTCCGGCGCTTCCACGGGCAGATCTTCGCCCTGTGGCTGATGTGCTACGCGGTGCTGCGCACCTCGGTGGAGCTGTTCCGGGGCGACGTCGAGCGCGGCACCCTGAATGGCCTGTTGCGCTCCCTGGGCGCCTCGGGGCTGGCCGACGCGGTGCCCCTGGAGGCCTGGTACAACATCTCCACCAGCCAGTTCATCTCCCTGTGTATGTTCACCTTTGGCGCTACTTTGCTGTACCGGCGGATCCGCCAGGCAAGCGAGGCGCCTGGCGTGGGTCCGACACCGAGCCCGGCATGA
- a CDS encoding MXAN_5187 C-terminal domain-containing protein produces MSYEPSKSKTGASAKSSARLAAATSDTKSGMPTKSGSEQAFQECDAIEAELAALKVTYEQYFLGMERVPPTRQYEDLKKRVERLKSSFVRNTAAKFRVQSIHGKFVTYERLWQRTLLEIENGTYKRDLVKAKRRVEKQKKPDANRSRSQEVVELPDEDFDVEEVSGSVPFRGVPSVAPLVPSVAPLVPSVAPLVPSVAPVTPPRGTGVPSIPSVAPLVPSVAPVVPRVAPVTPAIPPVAPVAARPPAAPRPAAPRPASASGPTQLSDDNLKSVYNAYVAAKRRNNEDTSKMSYDSIAASLRKQVPELMKQHGAKSVEFKVVIKDGKAVLKAVPK; encoded by the coding sequence ATGTCGTACGAGCCCTCGAAATCGAAGACCGGCGCCTCGGCGAAGTCCTCCGCCCGGCTGGCCGCTGCCACCAGCGACACGAAGTCCGGCATGCCCACGAAGTCGGGCAGCGAGCAGGCCTTCCAGGAGTGCGACGCCATCGAAGCGGAACTGGCCGCGTTGAAGGTGACCTACGAGCAGTACTTCCTGGGGATGGAGCGCGTACCGCCCACGCGCCAGTACGAGGACCTCAAGAAGCGGGTGGAGCGGCTCAAGAGCAGCTTCGTGCGCAATACCGCGGCCAAGTTCCGCGTGCAGTCCATCCACGGCAAGTTCGTCACCTACGAGCGGCTGTGGCAGCGCACGCTGCTGGAAATCGAGAACGGCACCTACAAGCGCGACCTCGTCAAGGCGAAGCGCCGCGTCGAGAAGCAGAAGAAGCCAGACGCCAACAGGTCCCGCTCCCAGGAAGTGGTGGAGCTGCCCGACGAGGACTTCGACGTGGAGGAGGTGTCGGGGTCGGTGCCCTTCCGGGGCGTGCCGTCGGTGGCGCCGCTGGTGCCGTCGGTCGCCCCGTTGGTGCCGTCGGTGGCGCCGCTGGTGCCGTCGGTGGCGCCCGTGACGCCGCCCCGGGGCACGGGCGTCCCGTCGATTCCTTCCGTCGCGCCGCTGGTGCCGTCGGTGGCGCCCGTGGTGCCGCGCGTCGCGCCCGTGACTCCCGCGATTCCGCCCGTGGCCCCCGTGGCGGCTCGTCCGCCCGCGGCTCCCAGGCCCGCGGCGCCGCGTCCCGCCTCGGCGAGCGGCCCCACCCAGCTCTCCGACGACAACCTGAAGTCCGTCTACAACGCGTACGTCGCCGCCAAGCGCCGCAACAACGAGGACACGTCGAAGATGAGCTACGACTCCATCGCCGCCTCGCTGCGCAAGCAGGTGCCGGAGCTGATGAAGCAGCACGGCGCGAAGTCGGTGGAGTTCAAGGTCGTCATCAAGGACGGCAAGGCCGTGCTCAAGGCCGTCCCGAAGTAA